One region of Gemmatimonadaceae bacterium genomic DNA includes:
- a CDS encoding YraN family protein translates to MTTDLQRFGIEGEAVAERWLRLRGWRVVQRRFRNGHRDIDLVVERDGTVAFVEVKARRGAWCGGPVEAVNWRKRRELVRSASIWIDRFGKRGEAYRFDVIGVIIDGRGVRVRHVENAFDVPTRT, encoded by the coding sequence GTGACGACGGACCTGCAGCGTTTCGGGATCGAGGGGGAGGCAGTCGCGGAGCGGTGGCTCCGGCTTCGGGGATGGCGCGTGGTGCAGCGCCGGTTCCGGAACGGGCATCGCGACATCGACCTGGTGGTCGAGCGCGACGGGACGGTGGCTTTCGTCGAGGTCAAGGCGCGCCGCGGGGCGTGGTGCGGGGGGCCGGTGGAAGCGGTCAACTGGCGCAAGCGCAGGGAGTTGGTGCGGTCGGCGTCGATCTGGATCGATCGTTTCGGCAAGCGAGGCGAGGCGTATCGGTTCGACGTGATCGGGGTGATCATCGACGGGCGAGGCGTTCGTGTACGCCATGTGGAAAACGCCTTTGACGTTCCAACTCGTACTTGA
- the recA gene encoding recombinase RecA — protein sequence MAVSAVQDDRRKALSLAISQIEKNCGKGSIMRMGTENRIRVESIPTGAINLDAAIGIGGIPRGRITEIYGPESSGKTTLCLHIVANAQRAGGVAAFIDAEHALDIEYAKKLGVDVENLLVSQPDTGEQALEICEILVRSGAVDVVVVDSVAALVPKAEIEGDMGDSHVGLQARLMSQALRKLTGAIARSRTSVIFINQLREKIGVMFGNPETTTGGKALKFYASLRLDIRRIGPVKDKEEVIGSQVRVKVVKNKVAPPFKQAEFDIMYAEGISHTSLLVDIGSESGIIEKSGAWYSYNGQRIGQGRENAKLFLKDNLALQKEIDEKVKAVLGITKGDIPADIEVAEE from the coding sequence ATGGCGGTTTCGGCAGTGCAAGACGATCGCAGGAAAGCACTGAGTCTGGCCATCTCGCAGATCGAGAAGAACTGCGGCAAGGGGTCGATCATGCGGATGGGTACGGAGAACCGTATCCGCGTGGAGTCGATTCCGACCGGGGCGATCAACCTCGATGCGGCGATCGGCATCGGTGGGATCCCGCGGGGCCGCATCACGGAGATCTACGGGCCGGAATCGAGCGGGAAGACGACGCTCTGCTTGCACATCGTGGCCAACGCGCAGCGTGCCGGCGGAGTGGCGGCGTTCATCGACGCCGAGCATGCGCTCGACATCGAGTACGCGAAGAAGTTGGGCGTGGACGTGGAGAACCTCCTCGTCTCGCAGCCGGACACCGGCGAGCAGGCGCTTGAGATCTGTGAGATTCTCGTGCGCTCTGGCGCGGTGGACGTGGTGGTGGTGGATTCCGTGGCAGCGCTGGTCCCCAAGGCGGAGATCGAGGGGGACATGGGCGATTCGCACGTCGGCTTGCAGGCGCGACTGATGTCGCAGGCGCTGCGGAAGTTGACGGGTGCCATTGCCCGGTCGCGAACCTCGGTGATCTTCATCAACCAGCTGCGCGAGAAGATCGGGGTGATGTTCGGGAATCCGGAGACGACGACGGGGGGCAAGGCGTTGAAGTTCTACGCGTCGCTCCGTCTCGACATCCGTCGCATCGGGCCGGTGAAGGACAAGGAGGAAGTCATCGGCTCGCAGGTGCGGGTCAAGGTGGTGAAGAACAAGGTGGCGCCTCCGTTCAAGCAGGCGGAGTTCGACATCATGTACGCCGAGGGGATCAGCCACACGTCGCTCCTCGTCGACATCGGATCGGAGTCCGGCATCATCGAGAAGTCGGGTGCCTGGTACAGCTACAACGGTCAGCGCATCGGGCAGGGGCGCGAGAACGCAAAGCTGTTCCTCAAGGACAACCTCGCGTTGCAGAAGGAGATCGACGAGAAGGTGAAGGCGGTGCTCGGTATCACGAAGGGGGACATCCCGGCCGATATCGAGGTCGCGGAGGAATAG
- a CDS encoding CCA tRNA nucleotidyltransferase — translation MPTTRARPEPSPILDPPHEVREIARTLEAAGYETWCVGGAVRDALLGLPHLDWDLATAATPTQVKRAFRRTVPVGEAFGTIGVLDRHGRMHEVTTFRRDVQTDGRHAVVEFGASLDDDLARRDFTINAIAYAPLSAVLYDPYNGREDLARGVVRAVGQARERMVEDRLRALRALRFAGRLGFRIEPSTWAAIVESAPHLPRLSRERVKQEMEKTMEQVALPSRSMVLWRSAGALRALVPVLDAQPHWLAYAADAVAHPDATRSGGRKRRRTLLRLATLFVGLPHDAVVRTLRELRFSNRDVDWIAALAVQASALRPPLRAALEGPGAPGVSASPADATLRRWAADAGRTRLADTMRVAMAALAAEVAHGARDGDQEPWGDGGDLALRNAAPARARSLYRRALRVAYRDPVDVADLAVDGDDLLREGGVSRGPALGTTLRRLRDAVVDDPRRNDRATLLALVQAWNAEAAALGGEGA, via the coding sequence ATGCCGACCACGCGCGCGCGACCGGAGCCGTCGCCGATCCTCGATCCGCCGCACGAGGTGCGGGAGATCGCGCGCACGCTGGAGGCGGCGGGGTACGAGACGTGGTGCGTGGGCGGCGCGGTGCGCGACGCGCTGCTTGGGCTCCCGCACCTGGACTGGGACCTGGCGACGGCGGCCACCCCTACACAAGTCAAGCGAGCCTTCAGGCGCACCGTCCCGGTGGGCGAGGCATTCGGCACCATCGGCGTGCTGGACCGGCACGGGCGCATGCATGAGGTCACCACCTTCCGGCGCGACGTGCAAACCGACGGGCGGCACGCGGTCGTGGAGTTTGGCGCCTCGCTCGACGACGACCTGGCGCGTCGCGACTTCACGATCAACGCCATCGCGTACGCACCGCTCTCCGCCGTCCTGTACGACCCCTACAACGGAAGGGAAGACCTGGCACGCGGCGTGGTGCGGGCGGTGGGACAGGCGCGCGAGCGCATGGTCGAGGACCGGCTGCGCGCACTGCGGGCGCTGCGCTTTGCCGGGCGCCTGGGCTTTCGCATCGAGCCGTCCACCTGGGCGGCGATCGTGGAGAGCGCCCCGCACCTGCCGCGGCTGTCGCGCGAGCGCGTGAAGCAGGAGATGGAGAAGACGATGGAGCAGGTGGCACTCCCGAGCCGTTCGATGGTGCTGTGGCGGAGCGCGGGGGCGCTGCGCGCGCTGGTTCCCGTGCTCGACGCCCAGCCGCACTGGCTTGCCTACGCCGCCGACGCCGTGGCGCACCCCGACGCCACGCGCAGCGGGGGGCGCAAGCGGCGGCGCACGCTGTTGCGGCTGGCGACGCTCTTCGTGGGGCTGCCGCACGACGCCGTGGTGCGGACGCTGCGGGAGCTGCGCTTCTCGAACCGTGACGTGGACTGGATCGCCGCGCTCGCGGTGCAGGCGTCGGCGTTGCGCCCGCCGCTGCGTGCAGCGCTCGAGGGGCCGGGCGCGCCGGGTGTTTCCGCGTCGCCGGCAGATGCAACGCTGCGCCGCTGGGCCGCCGACGCGGGGCGCACGCGGCTCGCCGACACGATGCGCGTCGCGATGGCCGCACTGGCGGCGGAGGTTGCCCATGGCGCGCGCGACGGCGACCAGGAGCCGTGGGGCGACGGGGGGGACCTCGCGCTGCGGAACGCGGCACCGGCGCGCGCCCGCTCGCTCTACCGCCGCGCCCTGCGCGTGGCCTATCGCGATCCCGTCGACGTCGCCGACCTGGCCGTGGATGGCGACGACCTGCTGCGCGAGGGAGGGGTGTCGCGCGGGCCGGCGTTAGGCACCACGCTCCGCCGCCTGCGCGATGCGGTCGTCGACGACCCTCGGCGCAATGACCGTGCAACGCTGCTGGCGCTGGTACAGGCGTGGAACGCCGAGGCGGCGGCGCTCGGCGGGGAGGGGGCGTAG
- a CDS encoding SDR family oxidoreductase gives MFSLSGKRALVTGGSRGIGGATTRLLAECGADVIVHYRSRTAEAEAMVRSVRSLGREAMAISAELSDRAAVDAMYAEVGRTWGGLDIFVANAGIWPEEDVAVSDMSDDRWRRTVAENIDGMFYSTRGALQLMREGGRIVLVSSTAGQRGESFHADYAASKGAMISFTKSVAIEVARRGITVNSVAPGWVDTEMCEGAFADDGRARISAGIPVGRVATPADIAGPIVMLCLPEARHVTGEILNVNGGSVLCG, from the coding sequence ATGTTCTCTCTCTCCGGCAAGCGTGCCCTCGTGACTGGCGGCTCCCGCGGCATCGGGGGCGCGACGACGCGACTCCTCGCCGAGTGCGGCGCCGACGTAATCGTCCACTATCGCTCGCGTACTGCCGAGGCCGAGGCCATGGTGCGCTCGGTGCGCTCGCTGGGGCGCGAGGCGATGGCGATCTCGGCGGAACTGTCGGATCGCGCGGCGGTGGATGCGATGTACGCCGAGGTGGGGCGCACGTGGGGCGGGCTGGACATCTTCGTGGCGAACGCGGGGATCTGGCCGGAGGAGGATGTGGCGGTGTCGGACATGTCCGACGATCGCTGGCGCCGAACGGTGGCCGAGAACATCGACGGGATGTTCTACTCGACGCGGGGAGCGTTGCAGCTGATGCGGGAAGGGGGGCGCATCGTCCTGGTGAGCAGCACCGCGGGACAGCGCGGGGAGTCGTTCCACGCCGACTACGCGGCGTCGAAGGGGGCGATGATCTCGTTCACGAAATCGGTGGCGATCGAGGTCGCGCGCCGTGGCATCACCGTCAACTCGGTCGCACCGGGGTGGGTGGACACGGAGATGTGCGAGGGGGCGTTTGCCGACGACGGTCGCGCGCGCATCTCGGCGGGGATCCCCGTGGGGCGCGTGGCGACGCCGGCCGACATCGCCGGGCCCATCGTGATGCTGTGCCTTCCCGAGGCGCGACACGTGACGGGGGAGATCCTGAACGTGAATGGGGGGAGCGTCCTGTGCGGGTAG
- a CDS encoding SIS domain-containing protein yields MRGGPHRNRSNEGTMDQFETMAGAHASTRLRDLAALATRTAEALAPDIARAASLVRATLDRGGTLFFSGNGGSAADAQHMATEYVVRYMRNRRALPAIALTTDTSLLTAAGNDFGFDEIFARQVEALVRPGDLLIIHSTSGNSPNVLRAADVARGKGVAVLSLSARDGGALRERSDVALVIPTDRTDRAQEIHLCVQHLICEVVENALGD; encoded by the coding sequence GTGCGTGGCGGGCCGCATCGCAACAGGAGCAACGAGGGGACGATGGACCAGTTCGAGACAATGGCCGGAGCGCACGCGTCGACGCGATTGCGCGACCTGGCGGCGCTGGCCACGCGCACCGCGGAGGCGCTCGCGCCCGACATTGCGCGGGCGGCTTCCCTTGTCCGCGCAACCCTGGACCGCGGCGGAACGCTCTTCTTTTCCGGAAACGGCGGCTCGGCGGCCGATGCGCAGCACATGGCCACCGAGTATGTCGTGCGTTACATGCGCAACCGGCGGGCGCTTCCCGCGATTGCGCTCACGACCGACACCTCGCTGCTGACGGCGGCGGGGAACGACTTCGGCTTCGACGAGATCTTCGCGCGCCAGGTCGAGGCGTTGGTGCGACCGGGCGACCTCCTTATCATCCACTCAACCAGCGGCAACTCGCCGAACGTGCTGCGCGCCGCCGACGTGGCCCGGGGCAAGGGAGTGGCGGTGCTCTCCCTTTCGGCGCGGGACGGAGGGGCGCTGCGCGAGCGGTCGGACGTTGCCCTCGTCATCCCCACCGACCGCACCGACCGGGCGCAGGAGATTCACCTGTGCGTGCAGCACCTGATCTGCGAGGTCGTGGAGAACGCGTTAGGCGACTGA
- the alaS gene encoding alanine--tRNA ligase yields MRASDIRSRFLAYFQRNAHAVLPSSSLVPGDDPTLLFTNAGMVQFKKVFLGLEVPATGRRAATSQKCVRAGGKHNDLEQVGHTARHHTFFEMLGNFSFGDYFKRDAIRFAWEFVTGPQSEGNLGIDARHVRVSVFREDDEARALWREIAGLPDARIYGLGEKDNFWQMADTGPCGPCSELYVDLAHLSNDWAFPAGASGEWTELDRTEFSTDAFVEGAEAGRFLEIWNLVFMQFDRQPDGTLVPLPKPSVDTGAGLERIAAVQQAVTNNFHTDVFAPMLAAIERTVGRPYCGFAPDGSRILDEHSASYRVLADHARAVSFLLADGVFPSNEGRGYVLRRILRRAVRHAWLLGRREPTLVHVVQSVIDEMGEQYPELRQRASHVLETTRAEEERFLATIEGGMSRFDQLAPAVGSTQGSTHLRGTISGEDAFRLYDTYGFPIDLTDLMARERGYAVDIAGFEAALGAQRHQSQEERRARKLGVVADELADAARWERTGAGASAFDDTQFVGYDAVEIESQVTAVRRLDDNRVAVMLRETPFYAESGGQVSDRGEIVGTGWRVDVDDVKKIDGRIAAIGKLTGAIDFGTATARVPSDRRRDTERNHTATHLLHSALRAALGEHVHQAGSLVAPDRLRFDFTHHGPIKPEVLDEIELAVNRGIWASVDVRTEQKGYKAAVAEGAMALFGEKYGDVVRVVKIPGLSVELCGGTHVRNTGQISLFKILGETGVAAGVRRIEAVTGPRAFEVMRERERTLSRVGELLKATPETTIKRVQGLLDDRKVLEKRLDEAMKGGGDQVKSLIAAAPVVEGLRLVASMMQAPDVKTLQGLGDALREQLGSGVAALGATFEDGKSTILVVATDDARDRGVRADAVIKELAQVAGGRGGGKPHMAQAGIPDAARIPEALAALERTVRNLLGA; encoded by the coding sequence ATGCGTGCCTCCGATATTCGCTCCCGATTCCTGGCGTACTTCCAGCGCAACGCGCACGCCGTGTTGCCGAGTTCGTCGCTCGTCCCCGGTGATGATCCCACGCTGTTGTTCACCAACGCGGGGATGGTCCAGTTCAAGAAGGTCTTCCTCGGCCTCGAGGTCCCGGCGACCGGTCGTCGCGCGGCGACGTCGCAGAAGTGCGTCCGGGCCGGCGGCAAGCATAACGATCTGGAGCAGGTTGGCCACACGGCGCGGCACCACACGTTCTTCGAGATGCTGGGGAACTTCTCCTTCGGCGACTACTTCAAGCGCGATGCGATTAGGTTCGCGTGGGAGTTCGTCACCGGGCCGCAGTCGGAGGGGAACCTGGGCATCGATGCTCGGCATGTGCGGGTCTCGGTCTTCCGCGAGGACGACGAGGCGCGCGCGTTGTGGCGCGAGATTGCCGGGCTCCCTGACGCTCGCATCTACGGCCTGGGGGAGAAGGACAACTTCTGGCAGATGGCCGACACTGGGCCGTGCGGTCCGTGCTCGGAGTTGTACGTCGACTTGGCGCACCTGTCCAACGACTGGGCGTTCCCTGCGGGGGCCTCAGGCGAGTGGACGGAACTGGACCGGACGGAGTTCTCGACCGATGCTTTCGTCGAAGGGGCAGAGGCGGGGCGCTTTCTCGAGATCTGGAACCTGGTCTTCATGCAGTTCGACCGGCAGCCGGATGGGACGTTGGTCCCGCTCCCCAAGCCTTCGGTCGACACGGGCGCGGGGTTGGAGCGCATCGCGGCGGTGCAGCAAGCGGTGACGAACAACTTCCACACGGACGTCTTCGCCCCAATGCTCGCCGCGATCGAGCGGACGGTGGGGCGCCCGTACTGCGGCTTTGCGCCTGACGGATCGCGCATCCTCGACGAGCACAGCGCGTCGTATCGCGTCCTGGCCGACCACGCGCGCGCGGTGAGCTTCCTCCTGGCGGACGGCGTCTTTCCGTCGAACGAGGGACGTGGATACGTGCTGCGTCGCATTCTGCGACGGGCGGTGCGCCACGCCTGGCTCCTCGGGCGTCGCGAACCGACGCTGGTGCACGTGGTGCAGTCGGTGATCGACGAGATGGGAGAGCAGTACCCCGAGCTGCGGCAGCGTGCGTCGCACGTGCTGGAGACGACGCGCGCCGAGGAGGAGCGATTCCTCGCGACGATCGAAGGGGGGATGTCGCGCTTCGACCAGTTGGCGCCCGCTGTGGGGTCGACGCAGGGGTCGACCCACCTGCGCGGGACCATCAGTGGCGAGGACGCATTCAGGCTCTACGACACCTATGGCTTCCCGATCGACCTTACCGACCTGATGGCGCGTGAGCGTGGCTACGCGGTGGACATTGCCGGCTTCGAGGCGGCGTTAGGCGCGCAGCGGCACCAGTCGCAGGAGGAGCGTCGGGCCCGGAAGCTGGGCGTGGTGGCTGACGAGCTGGCCGATGCAGCGCGCTGGGAGCGGACGGGGGCGGGGGCGTCGGCCTTCGACGACACGCAGTTCGTCGGCTACGACGCGGTGGAGATCGAGTCGCAGGTGACGGCCGTCCGGCGGCTCGACGACAACCGCGTCGCGGTGATGCTGCGCGAGACGCCGTTCTACGCCGAGTCGGGGGGGCAGGTGAGCGATCGCGGCGAGATTGTCGGGACCGGGTGGCGCGTGGACGTCGATGACGTGAAGAAGATCGACGGTCGAATCGCCGCCATCGGGAAGCTGACGGGGGCGATCGACTTCGGGACGGCGACGGCGCGCGTTCCCAGCGATCGCCGTCGCGACACGGAACGCAACCACACCGCCACGCACCTCCTGCACTCGGCGCTGCGCGCGGCGTTAGGCGAGCATGTGCACCAGGCAGGATCCCTGGTGGCGCCCGATCGCCTCCGTTTCGACTTCACGCACCATGGCCCCATCAAGCCCGAGGTGCTGGACGAGATCGAGCTGGCGGTGAACCGCGGGATCTGGGCGTCGGTCGATGTGCGCACGGAGCAGAAGGGGTACAAGGCGGCGGTCGCCGAGGGGGCGATGGCGCTCTTTGGCGAGAAGTACGGCGACGTGGTGCGCGTGGTGAAGATCCCGGGGCTCTCGGTGGAGCTGTGCGGGGGGACGCACGTGCGCAATACGGGGCAGATCTCGCTGTTCAAGATCCTGGGTGAGACCGGCGTGGCGGCGGGCGTTCGCCGCATCGAGGCAGTGACGGGGCCGCGCGCGTTCGAGGTGATGCGCGAGCGCGAGCGGACGCTTTCGCGCGTTGGCGAGCTGCTCAAGGCAACGCCGGAGACGACGATCAAGCGCGTGCAGGGGCTGCTCGACGATCGCAAGGTGCTGGAGAAGCGGCTCGACGAGGCGATGAAGGGGGGCGGCGACCAGGTGAAGTCGCTGATCGCGGCGGCACCGGTGGTGGAGGGCTTGCGCCTTGTCGCCTCGATGATGCAGGCACCCGACGTGAAGACGCTGCAGGGGCTGGGCGATGCCTTGCGCGAGCAACTGGGGAGCGGCGTGGCGGCGTTAGGCGCGACGTTCGAGGACGGGAAGAGTACGATCCTCGTCGTTGCAACCGACGATGCGCGCGATCGTGGTGTGCGCGCCGACGCGGTGATCAAGGAGCTTGCGCAGGTGGCGGGGGGGCGCGGCGGCGGAAAGCCGCACATGGCGCAGGCGGGGATTCCCGATGCCGCACGGATTCCCGAGGCGCTGGCGGCGCTGGAGCGCACGGTCCGCAATCTCCTTGGCGCGTGA
- a CDS encoding LEA type 2 family protein: MNARWFGARTVVQAMVLPAMLIASASCASLGRASFEEPIVTFKDARVTGLGVAGGSIEIVLDVYNPNHYRLEGTRLTYQVMVDSTRFGEGEYTTRFGVDEGKTNEVRLPLSFTYSGVGAAGRMLMQTGTVLYRVVGDFTVQTPLGSFTRPYDQTGRFSTLQGNSRE; the protein is encoded by the coding sequence ATGAACGCCAGGTGGTTTGGTGCACGGACGGTGGTGCAGGCGATGGTACTCCCGGCGATGCTCATCGCCTCGGCCTCCTGCGCGTCGTTAGGGCGCGCGAGCTTCGAGGAGCCGATCGTCACGTTCAAGGACGCGCGCGTCACCGGGCTCGGGGTGGCCGGCGGCTCGATCGAGATCGTGCTCGACGTCTACAATCCCAACCACTACCGATTGGAAGGGACGCGCCTCACGTATCAGGTGATGGTCGACTCGACACGGTTCGGCGAGGGCGAGTATACCACGCGCTTCGGCGTCGACGAGGGGAAGACGAACGAGGTGCGCCTCCCGCTCTCGTTCACGTACTCCGGCGTGGGCGCGGCCGGCCGCATGCTGATGCAGACCGGGACGGTCCTGTATCGCGTCGTTGGCGACTTCACCGTGCAGACGCCGCTCGGCTCGTTCACTCGGCCGTACGACCAGACGGGACGGTTCTCGACGCTTCAGGGGAACTCGCGCGAATAG
- a CDS encoding replication-associated recombination protein A, whose translation MRPRTLEEYVGQQHLLAPGKPLREAIEKGTVTSMIFWGPPGTGKTTLGFLIARYTDREFVPFSAVTEGVPRVREIIAEAEGRLAMGRGTVLFVDEIHRFNRAQQDAFLHAVERGVVTLVGATTENPSFELNGALLSRARVLVLQPLAVPELAGLLQQAVDDRERGLGALQLTVEDGALEWLAREADGDARRALNVLEAAATHVGGGGRLSVETLREAMQLRVQRYDKSGEEHYNLISAYHKALRGSDPQGALYWLARMIAGGEDPMYIARRTIRFAAEDVGLADPQALTVALAARDTYHMLGTPEGELALAEAAVYLATAPKSNRVYEAWKAAMDLAREHPAEPVPLHIRNAPTRLMKELGYGKGYQYAHAVPEAYTPQEYLPDALRDTVLYEPGPYGFEKDIGKRMQWWTDLKTRMGGGGTADTPSAEE comes from the coding sequence ATGCGCCCGCGCACGCTCGAGGAGTACGTGGGGCAACAGCACCTTCTCGCCCCCGGCAAGCCGCTGCGCGAGGCGATCGAGAAGGGCACCGTCACGTCGATGATCTTCTGGGGGCCGCCAGGGACCGGGAAGACCACGCTCGGCTTCCTCATCGCGCGCTATACGGACCGCGAGTTCGTCCCGTTCTCCGCCGTCACCGAAGGAGTTCCGCGCGTGCGCGAGATCATCGCCGAGGCCGAAGGGCGGCTCGCGATGGGGCGCGGAACCGTGCTCTTCGTCGACGAGATCCATCGCTTCAATCGCGCGCAGCAGGACGCCTTCCTGCACGCCGTCGAGCGCGGCGTGGTCACCCTGGTCGGCGCCACCACGGAGAACCCGTCGTTCGAGTTGAATGGGGCGCTCCTGTCCAGGGCGCGCGTGCTGGTGCTGCAGCCGCTGGCCGTTCCCGAACTCGCCGGCTTGTTGCAGCAGGCGGTGGACGATCGCGAGCGCGGGCTGGGCGCGTTGCAGCTCACGGTGGAGGACGGGGCGCTGGAGTGGCTGGCACGCGAGGCCGACGGCGACGCGCGCCGCGCCCTCAACGTCCTCGAGGCGGCAGCGACGCACGTCGGGGGTGGCGGACGCCTCTCGGTGGAGACGCTGCGCGAGGCGATGCAGCTGCGCGTGCAACGCTACGACAAATCGGGGGAGGAGCACTACAACCTCATCTCCGCCTATCACAAGGCGCTGCGCGGGAGCGATCCGCAGGGGGCGCTGTACTGGCTGGCCCGGATGATTGCCGGCGGCGAGGACCCGATGTACATCGCGCGCCGCACGATCCGCTTTGCCGCCGAGGATGTGGGGCTGGCCGACCCGCAGGCGCTCACCGTCGCCCTCGCGGCGCGTGACACCTACCACATGCTCGGCACGCCGGAGGGGGAACTCGCGCTGGCCGAGGCGGCGGTGTACCTCGCGACCGCTCCCAAGTCCAATCGGGTGTACGAGGCGTGGAAGGCGGCGATGGACCTGGCGCGCGAGCATCCCGCCGAGCCGGTGCCGCTCCACATCCGCAACGCACCCACGCGCCTGATGAAGGAACTGGGATATGGAAAGGGGTACCAGTACGCGCACGCCGTCCCTGAGGCGTACACGCCGCAGGAGTACCTGCCGGACGCGCTGCGGGACACGGTGTTGTACGAACCCGGCCCCTACGGCTTCGAGAAGGATATCGGCAAGCGCATGCAGTGGTGGACTGACCTCAAGACCCGGATGGGAGGCGGCGGCACGGCCGACACGCCTTCCGCGGAGGAATGA
- a CDS encoding RecX family transcriptional regulator — MATVSAELVAELGLKVGADIDTAGADRLRLAAARLAVFDKAVELLAVRARSARELRLRLRRAGAADDAIVEAIVRLQALGVLDDREYARQVARSRVVGGGVSKRRIAEELQRRGVTRRVVDEAIAETLDEVELDEEGAARAAAEKRLRSLRSYDLPTRRKRLYAFLARRGYAPDVVARVLRDVMGRADAPLEGGESGDDDVGSELGEE, encoded by the coding sequence GTGGCAACCGTTTCCGCAGAACTGGTCGCCGAGCTGGGACTCAAGGTCGGCGCCGACATCGATACGGCCGGCGCCGATCGGCTGCGGTTGGCGGCGGCCCGCCTCGCGGTATTCGACAAGGCGGTGGAGCTGTTGGCGGTTCGGGCTCGCAGCGCGCGAGAGCTTCGGCTGCGATTGCGACGAGCGGGAGCCGCCGACGATGCCATCGTCGAGGCCATCGTGCGGCTGCAGGCGCTTGGCGTGCTCGACGACCGCGAGTACGCTCGCCAGGTCGCGCGTTCGCGCGTGGTGGGCGGGGGAGTCTCGAAGCGCAGAATTGCGGAGGAGCTGCAACGGCGGGGGGTGACGCGGCGCGTCGTCGACGAGGCGATCGCCGAGACGCTTGACGAGGTGGAGCTGGACGAGGAAGGGGCGGCGCGCGCGGCGGCGGAGAAGCGACTGCGATCGCTCCGCTCCTACGATCTCCCCACACGGCGCAAGCGACTGTACGCCTTCCTGGCGCGCCGGGGATATGCGCCCGACGTCGTAGCTCGTGTGCTGCGCGACGTGATGGGGCGCGCCGACGCGCCACTCGAGGGTGGTGAATCGGGGGACGACGACGTTGGGTCCGAGCTGGGTGAGGAGTAG
- a CDS encoding asparaginase has translation MRFDAGVGGAIPSLGADEIVAAARGIEHVAELRVEEWGRFPGPHMTVERQWALRNRLVALVNDPAIDGVVVTHGTDTIEESAYLATRSIATEKPIVFTGAMRNASELSWDGPANLSDSVRVAASDDARGHGALVMLNGRVFSALDVTKAHTHLLDAFESPGLGPIGVVDDGEVVFRRTLPPFAPILAPATLATPVDLITAYAGADARFVDVSRATAKGLVVAALGRGNVPVAMAEGIARCLADGVPVVVASRAPRGRVGTTYGYAGGGRQLANAGAIFTGSRRPQQARIDLMLALGAGCSGDALRAVFDH, from the coding sequence ATGCGTTTCGACGCCGGGGTCGGCGGCGCCATTCCGTCGTTAGGGGCGGACGAGATCGTGGCGGCGGCGCGCGGCATCGAGCACGTCGCCGAGCTGCGTGTGGAGGAGTGGGGGCGCTTTCCCGGACCGCACATGACCGTGGAGCGGCAGTGGGCGCTGCGCAACCGGCTGGTGGCGCTGGTGAACGACCCGGCGATCGATGGCGTGGTCGTCACGCACGGGACGGACACGATCGAGGAGTCGGCCTATCTTGCCACGCGGTCTATCGCGACGGAGAAGCCCATCGTCTTCACGGGGGCAATGCGCAACGCGAGCGAACTGTCGTGGGACGGTCCGGCGAACCTCTCCGACTCGGTGCGCGTGGCGGCGTCGGACGATGCACGCGGGCATGGGGCGCTCGTGATGCTCAATGGGCGCGTCTTCTCGGCGCTGGACGTGACCAAGGCGCACACGCACCTGCTGGACGCGTTCGAGAGCCCGGGGCTGGGCCCGATTGGCGTGGTGGACGACGGCGAAGTCGTCTTCCGGCGCACGCTGCCGCCCTTTGCTCCCATCCTCGCGCCGGCGACGCTGGCGACGCCAGTCGACCTGATCACGGCGTACGCTGGCGCCGACGCGCGCTTCGTGGACGTGTCGCGCGCCACGGCGAAGGGGCTGGTGGTCGCCGCGCTCGGGCGGGGGAACGTCCCCGTGGCGATGGCCGAGGGAATTGCGCGCTGCCTGGCTGACGGGGTCCCCGTGGTGGTGGCATCGCGCGCGCCGCGCGGACGCGTCGGCACGACGTATGGATACGCGGGGGGCGGGCGCCAACTGGCGAATGCCGGGGCGATCTTCACGGGATCGCGCCGGCCGCAGCAGGCACGCATCGACCTGATGCTGGCGTTAGGCGCCGGGTGCTCGGGCGACGCGTTGCGAGCCGTCTTCGACCACTGA